A stretch of the Marinobacter sp. JH2 genome encodes the following:
- a CDS encoding cation diffusion facilitator family transporter: MACSCSAPTPKTPAPGFRRALWFALWVNLAMFLVEGVASLSSGSVSLMADAIDFFGDSANYILSLTVLSMGMLWRGRAAMVKGITMAVFGLAVWARALWVLEAGTTPEPFTMGSIGFLALLANVCVAVVLFKFREGDSDMRSVWLCSRNDAISNIAVMGAALGVFGTGTAWPDLVVAAIMGTLAITAGFSVVRHAKKDITEARAENLAHEAATSPSHSH, encoded by the coding sequence ATGGCTTGTTCCTGTTCTGCCCCTACACCAAAAACACCCGCCCCCGGCTTCCGTCGCGCTTTGTGGTTTGCTCTATGGGTGAACCTTGCCATGTTTCTGGTGGAAGGCGTTGCCAGTCTTTCGTCCGGTTCGGTTTCACTCATGGCCGACGCTATCGACTTCTTTGGCGATAGTGCCAACTACATTCTGTCACTTACGGTTCTTTCCATGGGCATGCTATGGCGTGGCCGTGCGGCCATGGTCAAAGGCATCACCATGGCCGTGTTTGGCTTAGCTGTCTGGGCCCGGGCGCTGTGGGTACTGGAGGCTGGCACTACACCCGAACCTTTCACCATGGGCAGTATCGGTTTTCTCGCACTGCTGGCCAACGTTTGCGTGGCAGTTGTATTGTTCAAATTTCGGGAAGGCGATTCTGATATGCGCTCGGTATGGCTCTGCAGCCGCAACGATGCCATCAGTAACATCGCCGTTATGGGCGCCGCACTGGGCGTGTTCGGCACCGGCACCGCATGGCCGGACTTGGTCGTGGCCGCGATTATGGGCACATTAGCCATCACCGCAGGGTTTAGTGTGGTGCGCCATGCTAAAAAGGATATTACCGAGGCCCGCGCGGAGAATCTGGCACACGAGGCGGCAACATCGCCCTCACACAGCCATTAA
- the cadR gene encoding Cd(II)/Pb(II)-responsive transcriptional regulator yields the protein MKIGALSQQANVPVETIRYYEKIGLMPAPERGENGYRSYVKAHLDRLLFIRRCRNLDMAQDEIRELLRLEEKPTADCSEVDALLASHLSHVRARLQELASLEQTLVSLQRACGSPGAISDCGILDGLNTELGKLSAVEPHNHVPGTHGAGSGE from the coding sequence ATGAAAATCGGCGCACTCTCCCAACAGGCCAACGTGCCCGTCGAAACCATTCGCTACTACGAAAAGATCGGCCTGATGCCAGCCCCGGAGCGCGGGGAAAACGGGTACCGAAGCTACGTCAAAGCACACTTGGACCGCCTGTTGTTTATCCGGCGGTGTCGCAATTTGGATATGGCGCAAGACGAAATTCGCGAATTGCTTCGGCTGGAAGAAAAACCCACCGCCGACTGTTCGGAAGTCGATGCGCTGCTCGCGAGCCACCTCTCTCATGTTCGAGCCCGTTTGCAGGAGTTAGCCAGCCTCGAACAAACCTTGGTGAGCCTTCAACGCGCCTGCGGCTCCCCCGGTGCCATCAGCGATTGCGGCATTCTTGACGGGCTCAACACCGAACTTGGGAAACTCTCTGCAGTCGAGCCGCACAATCATGTTCCTGGCACCCATGGTGCCGGAAGCGGCGAATAA
- a CDS encoding cryptochrome/photolyase family protein gives MANLILILGDQLSTTLSALEEADKDNDLIVMAEVHDEASYTNHHKKKLVLVFSAMRHFAQELEQHGWRVQYQRYTLDTPALSLEQYITTVVQQHQPERLVTTECGEWRLHTQISQWHKSLGIPVEIRPDTRFICSHKEFAEWADGKKQLRMEFFYREMRKKTGLLMTPDGQPEGGHWNYDADNRKKWTGKPPAPRPFRAEPDDITREVIKQVDEQFSEHFGTTDDFHFAVTADQALQALEYFIDFALPCFGDYQDAISDHEEWLFHAILSPYINIGLLAPMDVCEAAVRAWHSGQAPLNAVEGFVRQILGWREFVRGIYWRLMPDYARENRLGNTRSLPWFYWTGDTKMRCMHKAIDATYRNAYAHHIQRLMVTGNFALLAGIKPEEICDWYLAVYADAYDWVELPNVLGMVMHADGGYLGSKPYAASGKYIQRMSDHCQNCHYRVQDATSEDACPFNSLYWHFIDRHRDDFANNHRMGMMYRNWDKQKPERREALIKRAEWILEHIEEL, from the coding sequence ATGGCCAACCTCATTTTGATTCTTGGTGATCAGCTCAGCACAACCCTGTCTGCCCTTGAAGAAGCTGATAAGGACAACGATCTGATCGTGATGGCCGAGGTTCATGATGAAGCCAGCTATACCAATCATCACAAGAAAAAGCTGGTGCTCGTTTTCAGTGCCATGAGGCACTTCGCCCAAGAATTGGAGCAGCACGGCTGGCGAGTTCAATACCAGCGCTACACTCTGGATACCCCTGCGCTATCTCTGGAGCAGTACATAACCACTGTGGTGCAACAGCACCAACCGGAACGCCTTGTCACCACCGAGTGCGGTGAATGGCGTTTGCACACCCAAATCAGTCAGTGGCACAAAAGCCTGGGTATTCCCGTCGAAATTCGTCCGGACACTCGGTTTATCTGCAGTCACAAAGAATTTGCCGAATGGGCAGATGGCAAGAAGCAATTACGCATGGAATTCTTTTACCGGGAGATGCGCAAGAAAACCGGCCTATTGATGACTCCGGACGGGCAACCGGAAGGCGGGCATTGGAATTACGATGCTGACAACCGCAAAAAGTGGACGGGCAAGCCCCCTGCTCCCAGACCGTTTCGAGCCGAGCCAGACGACATCACACGAGAAGTCATCAAACAAGTGGACGAGCAGTTTTCGGAACACTTTGGCACAACCGACGATTTTCACTTTGCCGTCACCGCTGACCAAGCCCTGCAGGCACTGGAATACTTTATCGACTTCGCCCTGCCCTGCTTCGGAGACTATCAGGACGCGATATCTGACCATGAAGAATGGCTGTTTCACGCCATCTTATCGCCTTATATTAATATCGGCTTGCTAGCCCCAATGGATGTCTGCGAAGCCGCAGTCCGCGCCTGGCACTCGGGCCAAGCACCGCTCAATGCTGTTGAAGGATTTGTGCGTCAGATTCTTGGCTGGCGTGAGTTTGTCCGCGGAATTTACTGGCGATTAATGCCCGATTACGCCCGTGAAAACCGTTTGGGCAATACGCGCTCGTTGCCGTGGTTTTACTGGACCGGCGACACCAAAATGCGGTGCATGCACAAAGCGATCGATGCCACCTACCGGAATGCCTATGCCCACCACATTCAGCGTTTAATGGTGACCGGCAACTTCGCGCTTCTGGCCGGGATCAAACCCGAAGAAATCTGTGATTGGTATCTGGCCGTGTACGCCGATGCCTACGACTGGGTTGAGCTGCCCAATGTACTCGGCATGGTGATGCACGCGGATGGCGGATACTTAGGCTCCAAGCCCTACGCAGCCAGCGGCAAATACATCCAACGGATGTCCGACCACTGCCAGAACTGCCATTACCGCGTTCAGGATGCCACAAGCGAAGATGCCTGCCCGTTTAACAGCCTTTACTGGCATTTCATCGACCGACACCGAGACGATTTCGCCAACAATCATCGCATGGGCATGATGTATCGGAACTGGGACAAACAGAAACCGGAGCGGCGCGAGGCGCTGATAAAGCGCGCTGAGTGGATTCTCGAACACATCGAAGAACTTTAA
- the hemN gene encoding oxygen-independent coproporphyrinogen III oxidase gives MASSMSADSNLPAFIWDEALIRRYDLSGPRYTSYPTAVEFTQEYSIEDMVKAAGRSKAAGGPISLYTHLPFCAHLCYYCACNKVITKKRDKAMPYVERVLKEAAIQSKLFGADRPVQQLHWGGGTPTFLPKDVMQHLMEGYGELFNLQSGDDRDYSVEIDPREVDEDTLPTLWKLGFNRISLGVQDVNPEVQKAVNRIQPREMTEGVLNEARRLGFRSINLDLIYGLPHQTPESFAETLETVIVMSPDRLSVFSYAHLPDRFYPQTRILADTLPTPQQKLTILHNTINRLLEAGYEYIGMDHFAKPDDSLAVAQREGRLHRNFQGYTTHADCDLVSLGVSAIGQTDDAYFQNNHDLPSWEASIDAGQLAIVRGVGLSRDDRIRRWVIGQLICQFRLDRKQFSDQWNEDFDRYFADEIVRLKPMIQDELIADAGSVLQVQPAGRLLIRAICQIFDLYRKEGASQRFSRII, from the coding sequence ATGGCTTCATCGATGTCTGCAGACAGCAACCTGCCCGCCTTTATTTGGGACGAGGCGCTGATTCGTCGCTACGATCTCAGTGGCCCACGATACACCTCCTATCCAACGGCGGTGGAATTTACTCAGGAATACTCTATCGAAGACATGGTGAAGGCTGCCGGTCGGAGTAAAGCCGCGGGTGGGCCGATTTCGCTTTATACCCACCTGCCGTTTTGTGCACACCTTTGTTACTACTGTGCCTGTAATAAGGTGATCACCAAAAAGCGCGACAAAGCGATGCCTTATGTCGAGCGTGTTCTGAAAGAGGCGGCTATCCAATCGAAGTTGTTTGGTGCAGATCGGCCCGTGCAACAGCTGCATTGGGGCGGTGGCACACCCACCTTCTTGCCGAAAGATGTGATGCAGCATCTTATGGAGGGCTATGGTGAACTGTTCAATCTGCAGTCTGGAGACGATCGGGACTACAGCGTTGAAATTGACCCTCGTGAAGTAGACGAAGATACCCTGCCCACCCTTTGGAAGCTGGGGTTCAATCGTATTAGCCTGGGCGTGCAAGACGTTAACCCGGAAGTGCAAAAAGCGGTTAACCGCATACAGCCCCGGGAAATGACAGAGGGTGTATTGAACGAGGCGCGCCGCCTTGGTTTTCGTTCAATCAACCTGGATCTGATCTATGGATTGCCACACCAGACTCCGGAGAGTTTCGCGGAAACTCTGGAAACGGTAATCGTAATGTCGCCAGATAGGTTGTCAGTATTCAGCTACGCACACCTGCCAGATCGTTTCTATCCGCAAACCCGAATACTGGCCGATACCTTGCCAACCCCGCAGCAGAAGTTGACGATCCTTCATAACACCATCAATCGGTTGCTCGAAGCAGGTTACGAATATATTGGCATGGACCACTTCGCCAAACCTGATGACAGTTTGGCCGTTGCCCAACGTGAGGGGCGCCTGCATCGGAACTTCCAAGGTTATACCACTCACGCGGACTGTGATTTGGTGTCGTTGGGCGTGTCGGCCATTGGCCAAACTGATGATGCGTACTTCCAGAACAATCACGATTTGCCGTCTTGGGAAGCATCGATTGATGCCGGGCAACTGGCCATTGTACGCGGCGTGGGGCTGAGTCGGGATGACCGCATTCGTCGATGGGTTATTGGCCAATTGATTTGCCAGTTCCGCCTGGATCGCAAGCAATTTTCCGACCAATGGAATGAAGACTTCGACCGCTACTTTGCCGATGAAATAGTGCGCCTGAAACCCATGATTCAAGACGAACTGATCGCCGATGCCGGTTCAGTGTTGCAGGTACAACCAGCAGGAAGATTGTTAATTCGTGCCATTTGTCAGATTTTCGATCTGTATCGGAAAGAGGGCGCCAGCCAGCGATTTTCCCGGATCATCTGA
- a CDS encoding sodium:solute symporter family protein: MNENGFTQFSTVTVLLLLAAFYGGTYLLTLLIRKDKEDTSGFMVAGHQVGFGMGAASMTATWIWAASFYAAATSGYTYGVSGPIHYGFWGALMILFIYPFGRRFRELAPNGHTLGELIHARHGSSSQLILAGSNVLGSVISLMVNFTAAGALVSVLSPLSFETGVLVAGVGVLSYTLTSGFRASVFTDFAQLVALMAIAVVIIPAVLFSAGGPSVMVEGLSRMTDEQASLFSVDAIMNQGAPFFVAVLAYAIGNQTISQRLFAVREKNIKSTFVTATLGYGAIVIGLGMIGLMALSVGVEPINGEMNNLIPQMVSTYLSPFFVALFFVLVIGSLSSTADSDLSALSTIMMADVYGKNIAKNDPNPKIMMMVGRITMIVATVAGLIFASFSLDILVMLVFVGALWGAIVFPVIVSCFWDRVTNAAFTWSVVVAMAFFCIARFELVEMAGLTVLLFEILASAGGAVVIGMMVFGFFGRAAGLIAGAITLVLMLIFATGFLRDYMVLVASLTAYGASALVCTAMTLLSKEERFDFDLIKKRVGCYDDVEVDETVDMIPEGAK; the protein is encoded by the coding sequence TTGAACGAGAACGGATTTACCCAGTTTTCTACAGTAACCGTGCTGTTACTGCTTGCTGCCTTCTACGGTGGTACCTATTTGCTGACTTTGCTCATCCGCAAAGACAAGGAAGATACTTCTGGCTTTATGGTGGCAGGCCACCAGGTTGGTTTCGGAATGGGGGCGGCCAGTATGACCGCCACCTGGATATGGGCTGCATCGTTCTACGCGGCGGCTACGTCGGGTTACACCTACGGCGTGTCGGGGCCGATTCACTACGGTTTCTGGGGCGCGTTGATGATTCTGTTCATCTATCCGTTTGGTCGCCGCTTCCGCGAGCTAGCGCCTAACGGGCACACGCTGGGTGAGCTTATCCATGCGCGTCACGGCTCGTCCAGTCAGCTGATTTTGGCCGGCTCCAACGTGTTGGGCAGCGTTATCAGCTTGATGGTGAATTTCACTGCGGCGGGTGCCCTGGTTTCTGTATTGTCACCCCTATCGTTTGAAACCGGTGTCCTCGTGGCTGGTGTGGGCGTCCTGTCTTACACCTTGACCTCTGGCTTCCGTGCCTCCGTGTTTACCGATTTCGCCCAGTTGGTGGCACTGATGGCGATCGCCGTGGTGATCATCCCGGCTGTGCTGTTTTCTGCCGGCGGCCCGAGTGTGATGGTTGAAGGCCTTAGCCGCATGACAGATGAGCAGGCCAGTCTATTCTCGGTGGATGCGATCATGAATCAGGGCGCTCCGTTCTTCGTTGCGGTGCTGGCTTACGCCATCGGTAATCAGACCATTTCACAGCGCTTGTTTGCAGTTCGTGAAAAGAACATTAAGTCCACCTTCGTTACGGCCACACTCGGATACGGTGCGATCGTGATCGGATTGGGCATGATCGGCTTGATGGCACTGTCTGTCGGAGTCGAGCCGATTAACGGCGAAATGAACAACCTGATTCCGCAGATGGTTTCTACTTATTTGTCGCCGTTCTTCGTAGCGCTGTTCTTCGTGTTGGTGATCGGTTCTCTATCGTCAACCGCAGACTCTGATCTATCGGCGTTGTCCACCATCATGATGGCCGACGTGTACGGTAAAAATATCGCTAAGAATGATCCGAATCCGAAGATCATGATGATGGTTGGCCGAATCACCATGATTGTGGCCACGGTTGCCGGCCTTATTTTCGCCAGCTTCTCGTTGGATATCTTGGTGATGCTGGTGTTTGTCGGTGCCTTGTGGGGCGCGATTGTGTTCCCTGTCATCGTTAGCTGTTTTTGGGACAGGGTTACCAACGCCGCCTTTACTTGGTCGGTTGTGGTGGCAATGGCCTTCTTCTGCATCGCTCGTTTCGAGTTGGTAGAGATGGCAGGGCTAACCGTACTGCTGTTTGAAATCCTGGCCTCAGCAGGTGGTGCTGTGGTGATCGGCATGATGGTATTCGGTTTCTTTGGCCGCGCGGCCGGACTGATTGCTGGTGCGATTACCTTGGTGCTGATGCTGATTTTTGCGACCGGATTCCTGCGTGACTACATGGTTCTGGTGGCATCACTGACGGCATACGGTGCCAGCGCTCTGGTTTGCACAGCAATGACACTGCTTAGCAAAGAAGAGCGTTTTGACTTTGATTTGATCAAAAAACGGGTCGGCTGCTACGACGACGTAGAAGTTGACGAGACTGTTGATATGATACCGGAGGGTGCAAAATGA
- a CDS encoding putative transporter small subunit, whose translation MTNELVYGAYILVWPALTLGVLVVICGAVARDARNCRKSDEDLI comes from the coding sequence ATGACAAACGAATTGGTTTATGGCGCGTATATTCTGGTGTGGCCCGCTCTTACATTGGGCGTACTGGTGGTTATCTGTGGCGCAGTAGCGCGGGATGCCCGTAATTGCCGAAAATCGGATGAAGATTTGATCTGA
- a CDS encoding EAL domain-containing protein: MFFRHCIEKAIRRFDKLSLATRAFLTFTPLFIAVVWMSLANGLQLFQSAQQLSALEKDTQHAVDAGFLVSALQNERASSSIYVASQGRLHPEKLLEARTITDQRLVTLKSALTEPSRTIATSNFEESLKRRTRALARLPTFRQRIDSMSISSSEARNYLTHHIDALNELISHLSEQTSLNHVGRKLRAYFLTSRLKELVGRERVLISGALIRQTLTESQHQELIYNAGRQFSARIMLDTQTDSRMGLQALPIVPKSVQFRDQLIKAPDKAILLKGMSLQDWVGHQNERIAKLSKTESVLAQDILQETSLMRANAQQHLWRYIIFSPLILFGSLGFAYLVLRHIKTQLQLAEAVFDHSHDRVTITDRNANIIEVNKAFTDITGYTRREVLGQNSRMLQSGRQDKAFYKRLWQQLTHTGSWQGEIWNRRKNGEFYAEWTTISAVKNRKGVNNYFVSVSSDITERARQHEAQLKFNAYHDPLTKLPNEALIRDRLRHALNLSDHRGKGVVVAALDIDHFRQINERHGHDVGDRLLEIVGQRLFANLREVDSLARTGGDEFLLVLESVSNLTLVSQILERVQKDLANPINLDGLSVSVATSIGATYFPEDSSDGDTLIRHATQALHDAKRNGRGRLIWFDSEKDRSESALSQLLKQVENALEYDELILHFQPKVNMQTGDVLGFEALLRWQAPNRGMVLPGEFLPHIEQHPISMTVGNWVIQTAIAQIERWKAEGIYTSVSININSLQLMDPNFVPELEEQIQRHPGFNPSDLELEILESTAINDIQLASNVLEQCRALGIRASLDDFGTGYASLNYLKQLPAETLKIDQCFVRDMQNEAGSKAIVKGIIGLADAFGFKVIAEGVETEEQAKELIALGCISGQGFGIGRPMPAEQVREWLAGWRNAQSWLDK, translated from the coding sequence ATGTTCTTCAGACATTGCATTGAAAAAGCGATCCGGCGGTTCGACAAACTTTCTCTGGCGACTCGTGCTTTTCTGACGTTTACACCGTTGTTTATCGCTGTGGTGTGGATGTCTCTAGCCAATGGCCTACAGCTGTTTCAAAGCGCCCAGCAGCTTTCCGCGCTTGAGAAAGATACCCAGCACGCGGTTGATGCCGGCTTTTTGGTGAGCGCACTGCAAAACGAACGGGCATCAAGCAGCATTTATGTTGCAAGTCAGGGACGACTTCACCCCGAGAAACTTTTAGAAGCACGCACGATTACCGATCAAAGACTGGTGACACTGAAATCAGCTCTGACGGAGCCTAGCCGCACCATAGCTACATCGAATTTTGAAGAGAGCCTCAAACGCCGGACGAGAGCACTGGCACGCTTGCCAACGTTCAGGCAACGCATCGATTCAATGAGTATTTCCAGTAGCGAGGCTCGCAATTACCTAACTCATCACATTGACGCGCTCAACGAACTGATCAGTCACCTTTCAGAGCAAACCAGCTTAAACCACGTTGGCCGAAAACTACGGGCTTACTTCCTAACCAGCCGATTAAAAGAGCTTGTCGGGCGGGAGCGTGTACTTATCTCCGGAGCGCTTATCCGTCAAACGCTCACCGAAAGCCAACACCAAGAGCTCATATATAACGCGGGACGCCAGTTCAGCGCCCGCATCATGCTGGATACTCAAACCGATTCACGTATGGGCCTCCAAGCACTTCCCATTGTTCCGAAAAGTGTTCAATTCCGTGATCAACTGATTAAAGCACCCGACAAAGCCATATTATTAAAAGGTATGTCGCTGCAGGATTGGGTCGGTCACCAAAACGAGCGTATCGCCAAACTCAGTAAGACCGAATCCGTGCTTGCACAGGACATACTCCAGGAAACATCCTTGATGCGCGCCAACGCTCAGCAGCACTTATGGCGCTACATTATCTTCTCGCCGTTAATCCTATTCGGCAGTTTAGGCTTCGCGTATCTGGTGTTACGACACATCAAAACCCAACTGCAACTCGCCGAAGCGGTCTTCGACCATAGCCACGACCGAGTGACGATCACCGACCGTAACGCCAATATCATTGAAGTAAACAAAGCCTTCACCGACATTACCGGTTACACGCGACGCGAGGTTCTAGGCCAAAACTCCCGGATGCTCCAGTCCGGCCGGCAAGACAAAGCCTTTTATAAGCGACTGTGGCAACAACTCACGCACACCGGCAGCTGGCAAGGCGAAATTTGGAATCGCCGGAAAAACGGCGAGTTTTACGCAGAGTGGACCACCATCAGTGCAGTCAAGAACCGAAAAGGCGTCAATAACTATTTTGTGTCGGTGTCTTCAGACATCACTGAACGAGCCAGGCAACACGAGGCGCAGCTGAAGTTCAACGCCTATCACGACCCCCTGACAAAGTTACCCAACGAGGCTCTGATCCGGGACCGGCTGAGGCACGCACTCAATCTATCGGATCACAGAGGAAAAGGAGTGGTTGTCGCGGCCCTAGACATTGATCATTTCAGGCAGATCAACGAACGTCATGGCCACGATGTGGGCGATCGGCTGCTCGAAATCGTCGGCCAACGCTTGTTTGCCAATTTACGTGAAGTCGATTCGCTCGCACGTACCGGCGGCGATGAATTCCTCCTCGTTTTGGAATCCGTTAGCAACTTAACGCTGGTCAGTCAGATACTTGAGCGTGTCCAGAAAGATCTTGCTAACCCCATCAACCTCGACGGGCTGTCCGTTTCGGTGGCGACCAGCATCGGCGCCACCTACTTCCCGGAAGACAGCTCTGACGGAGACACCCTCATCCGTCACGCCACCCAAGCTCTACATGACGCAAAACGAAACGGACGCGGCCGTTTAATCTGGTTTGATTCTGAAAAAGACCGCAGCGAAAGCGCGTTATCACAGCTGTTAAAACAGGTAGAGAACGCGCTGGAATACGATGAACTCATTTTGCATTTTCAACCCAAGGTCAATATGCAAACGGGTGACGTGCTCGGTTTCGAGGCTCTGCTTCGGTGGCAAGCCCCCAACCGGGGGATGGTGCTGCCCGGAGAATTTCTCCCTCACATTGAACAACATCCGATATCTATGACCGTGGGCAATTGGGTCATTCAAACGGCCATTGCTCAGATCGAACGCTGGAAGGCTGAGGGCATTTACACCTCCGTTAGCATCAACATTAACTCTTTACAGTTGATGGACCCCAATTTCGTACCGGAACTCGAAGAGCAGATTCAACGCCATCCGGGCTTCAACCCTTCTGATCTGGAGCTCGAGATTCTGGAAAGTACAGCAATCAACGACATACAGCTTGCGAGCAATGTACTTGAGCAGTGTCGGGCTCTGGGTATTCGCGCATCACTGGATGATTTCGGTACAGGCTATGCGTCGTTGAATTATTTAAAACAGCTTCCGGCTGAAACCCTGAAAATTGATCAATGCTTTGTGCGCGACATGCAGAACGAAGCGGGCAGCAAAGCAATCGTAAAAGGCATTATCGGGCTAGCAGATGCGTTTGGTTTTAAGGTCATTGCGGAAGGGGTGGAAACCGAGGAACAGGCGAAAGAACTTATCGCGCTCGGGTGCATTTCCGGACAAGGATTCGGTATTGGCCGACCAATGCCTGCTGAGCAAGTTCGCGAATGGCTTGCAGGCTGGCGCAATGCCCAAAGCTGGCTTGATAAATAG
- a CDS encoding peptidase U32 family protein, with protein MELVCPAGSLPALKTAVDHGADAVYLGFRDSTNARQFAGLNFNDKRAGEGIEYAHSKGSRVFCAINTYPQPDGWEQWKTAVDRAASLGVDAIILADMGLLDYAANKYPHIPRHLSVQGSATSYEALSFYKDNFDIRRAVLPRVLSLDQVRGVAKHSPVELEVFAFGSLCIMAEGRCYLSSYLTDESPNTRGACSPAKAVRWQETPDGLESRLNDVLIDRYGPGESAGYPTLCKGRFDVEGSVYHAIEEPVSLNTMDLLPDLKSLGISAVKIEGRQRSPAYIADVARTWRQALDGLDAHPGMFAVEPAWRNTLSGLSEGGLTTIGAYHRKWK; from the coding sequence ATGGAACTTGTCTGCCCCGCCGGAAGTCTGCCCGCTCTGAAAACCGCAGTGGATCATGGTGCAGATGCGGTATATCTCGGGTTTCGAGACAGCACCAATGCCCGACAATTCGCAGGTCTCAACTTTAACGACAAGCGTGCTGGTGAGGGAATCGAATACGCACACTCGAAAGGAAGCAGGGTTTTCTGTGCGATCAACACGTACCCCCAGCCTGATGGGTGGGAACAATGGAAAACGGCTGTGGATCGTGCTGCCAGTTTGGGGGTGGATGCCATAATCCTTGCGGATATGGGCCTGCTGGATTACGCCGCGAATAAGTACCCGCACATACCACGGCATCTTTCGGTTCAGGGCTCCGCCACCAGTTACGAAGCCTTGTCGTTCTATAAAGATAATTTCGATATCCGTCGGGCGGTTTTGCCCCGTGTTCTCTCTCTGGATCAGGTTCGGGGAGTGGCCAAGCATAGCCCCGTGGAATTGGAAGTTTTTGCCTTTGGCAGTCTGTGCATCATGGCCGAAGGTCGTTGTTATCTGTCGTCCTATCTGACCGACGAATCTCCGAATACACGCGGTGCTTGTTCGCCTGCAAAGGCGGTACGTTGGCAAGAAACCCCTGATGGGCTGGAATCACGGCTGAACGACGTTTTGATTGACCGCTACGGGCCGGGCGAATCTGCAGGATATCCCACGTTATGTAAGGGCCGGTTCGACGTTGAAGGCAGTGTCTATCACGCCATCGAAGAGCCCGTCAGCCTCAATACCATGGATTTACTGCCTGACTTGAAGTCATTGGGTATCAGTGCGGTCAAAATCGAAGGGCGGCAACGCAGCCCGGCTTATATTGCTGATGTTGCCCGTACCTGGCGCCAGGCTTTGGATGGACTGGATGCCCATCC